From Bifidobacterium sp. ESL0790, one genomic window encodes:
- a CDS encoding DUF6287 domain-containing protein: protein MADDERQEKAKDTQTTAKRDNHTDTANQVDKANTAKRPNKPEQAHQAGKADKTKRTAKAKKSKKADKSKQTRQADKANQTEQAATAKQVDKSDKTDTAEETDKSDQTKPVPPTKDDSAQDDSTQDAAPTITVALPPRPSDKPADTASATGNQDNPDDQDQPAKSKKNIIRAAIIAAVALIVIAAIGAFGYHYYTTHSRSYAISRYEKATQRLKDSQKQLDATIAKTDKTAGSVNESDVKRPTVVTTYTTTVRESRKTVKVRTLTKTQLQSLDVEQINKICNELEQAAAHYSASSGKVNDSAQQVMDAKADADKALSPVEHAIAAAEQQKKQNDAEAKKNGLDLKAIASGDYSSLNGTWTNPDGAWMKISNGNLTPQNPVQGTTPPYRLKEPTANNTLFNPEHLSEIPKTQHTLLQDGARVDRPSEAPDIYFLVTVQRGAKLYNASPSFSPQSYVGDDPTDSSRDRIIPANASANQGQTPFCASASCAYYRDGGSVSAASQQKLKDKVDQANKLMAGLDQKWQQGAKTNFQCRIDVVNGANKTCESTSGSSGHDGTANVEQLRRGDFSSISGQWCTSGNDCVTIGKDGSYSNGDGGATQAKLAIATENNWVTGGVGGTGIVELMDTRGPICVDPNVTYPNCTMAEVMWPTDFVYYPKNVPVCPNADICTKAYEGTENDPDDIDISRPHMELMARHMNPRPTMADTYYFVGGDQGKKSSKSSKGMNIKQIGQNDCSSIAGHWVNADGTSIDLHDSCPSGSYTDGSGHPTQWQRPVLHDGYAEQANTSDTSGGAEDRVFVPAGQSMPAFALRNFQASSDDSDTSKDRIFTIAHGIGAQTPRDPAEWAFYKQ, encoded by the coding sequence TTGGCAGACGACGAGAGGCAAGAGAAGGCCAAAGACACGCAGACCACGGCGAAGCGGGACAATCACACCGATACGGCCAATCAGGTAGATAAAGCCAATACAGCCAAACGACCCAATAAACCCGAACAGGCTCACCAAGCCGGCAAGGCCGACAAGACCAAGCGGACAGCCAAGGCCAAGAAATCCAAGAAGGCCGATAAGTCGAAGCAAACTCGCCAAGCCGACAAGGCTAACCAGACCGAGCAAGCAGCTACAGCCAAACAGGTTGATAAGTCCGACAAGACCGATACAGCCGAAGAAACCGACAAATCTGATCAGACCAAACCGGTACCGCCGACGAAAGACGATTCCGCGCAAGACGATTCCACGCAAGACGCCGCGCCCACCATCACGGTCGCGCTGCCTCCCAGGCCAAGCGACAAGCCCGCCGATACCGCCTCGGCCACAGGCAACCAAGACAATCCGGACGACCAAGACCAGCCGGCCAAATCCAAGAAGAACATCATCCGGGCCGCCATCATCGCGGCTGTGGCCCTGATCGTCATCGCCGCCATCGGCGCGTTCGGCTACCACTACTACACCACGCATTCCCGCTCCTACGCCATCTCCCGCTACGAGAAGGCCACCCAGCGCCTCAAGGACTCGCAAAAGCAGCTCGACGCCACGATTGCCAAAACCGACAAGACGGCCGGCTCCGTCAACGAAAGCGACGTCAAACGGCCGACGGTCGTCACCACCTACACGACGACGGTGCGCGAGAGCCGGAAAACCGTCAAGGTGAGGACGCTGACCAAAACCCAACTTCAGTCCCTCGATGTGGAACAAATCAACAAGATCTGCAACGAACTCGAACAGGCGGCGGCCCACTATTCCGCCTCGAGCGGCAAGGTGAACGATTCCGCCCAGCAGGTCATGGACGCCAAGGCCGACGCGGACAAGGCGCTCTCCCCGGTGGAGCACGCGATCGCGGCGGCCGAGCAGCAGAAGAAGCAGAACGATGCGGAAGCCAAGAAGAACGGCCTCGATCTCAAGGCCATCGCCAGCGGCGACTATTCCAGCCTCAACGGCACATGGACGAATCCCGATGGCGCGTGGATGAAGATCTCCAATGGCAACCTGACCCCGCAGAATCCGGTGCAGGGCACCACACCGCCCTACCGTCTCAAGGAGCCCACCGCCAACAACACCCTCTTCAACCCCGAGCATCTCAGCGAGATTCCCAAGACCCAGCACACCCTGCTGCAGGACGGGGCGCGGGTGGATCGCCCCAGCGAGGCGCCCGACATCTACTTCCTCGTCACCGTGCAGCGCGGCGCCAAGCTCTACAACGCCTCCCCGAGCTTCTCCCCGCAGTCCTACGTCGGCGACGACCCCACCGACTCGAGCCGAGACCGCATCATCCCGGCCAACGCCTCGGCGAACCAAGGCCAGACGCCGTTCTGCGCCAGCGCCTCATGCGCCTACTATCGTGACGGCGGCAGCGTGTCAGCGGCCTCGCAGCAGAAGCTCAAAGACAAGGTGGACCAGGCCAACAAGCTCATGGCCGGGCTCGACCAGAAGTGGCAGCAAGGTGCCAAGACGAACTTCCAATGCCGCATCGACGTGGTCAACGGGGCCAACAAGACCTGCGAGAGCACCAGCGGCTCCTCGGGCCATGACGGCACCGCCAACGTCGAGCAGCTGCGGCGTGGCGATTTCTCGTCGATCTCCGGCCAGTGGTGCACATCCGGCAATGACTGCGTGACCATCGGCAAGGACGGCTCCTACAGCAACGGAGACGGCGGCGCGACGCAGGCCAAGCTCGCCATCGCCACGGAGAACAATTGGGTCACCGGCGGCGTGGGCGGCACGGGCATCGTGGAGCTGATGGACACCCGCGGGCCCATCTGCGTCGACCCGAACGTCACCTATCCCAACTGCACCATGGCCGAAGTCATGTGGCCCACCGATTTCGTCTACTATCCCAAGAACGTCCCTGTCTGCCCCAACGCCGACATCTGCACCAAGGCCTACGAGGGCACCGAGAACGACCCCGACGACATCGACATCTCCCGTCCCCACATGGAACTCATGGCACGCCACATGAACCCGCGGCCGACCATGGCGGATACTTACTACTTCGTGGGCGGCGACCAAGGCAAGAAGTCCTCGAAGAGCAGCAAAGGCATGAACATCAAGCAGATCGGCCAGAACGATTGCTCCTCGATCGCCGGCCACTGGGTCAACGCCGACGGGACGTCGATCGATCTCCATGATTCCTGCCCCTCCGGCAGCTATACCGACGGATCCGGGCACCCCACGCAATGGCAGCGCCCCGTGCTGCACGATGGCTACGCCGAGCAGGCCAACACCAGTGACACCTCGGGTGGCGCGGAAGACAGGGTGTTCGTTCCGGCCGGGCAATCCATGCCCGCCTTCGCGCTCAGGAACTTCCAAGCCTCATCGGACGACAGCGACACCAGCAAGGACAGAATATTCACCATCGCCCACGGCATCGGCGCCCAGACCCCACGCGATCCGGCCGAATGGGCCTTCTACAAGCAGTAG